In Streptomyces sp. NBC_01439, the following are encoded in one genomic region:
- a CDS encoding 1-phosphofructokinase family hexose kinase — MTMNPTVDLCWEVGHLEGIGKNRARVRSVAAGGGGINVARHVVRLGGRATAFHTAGGEVGLRLNRLLDDEGIDHVAVDIEDETREALVLFEAESRCGYHIVPPGPHLHDHEGRRSLDALVQAVGDCPYVVASGSLPGGLPDDFYAAAARRIKEAGSRLVLDTSGPALRGALAEGVFLLRCNRTEAESLTGRPVRDFDDARALNEHLLTTRAAEIAVTTLGELGALCSTGHGHTELYAPLLPGEPLSDAGAGDSMVAALLTQLAAGEDPVSACALGVAVAAAAMLTPSTEPFDLDMARTLRSQVRIRFQTDP; from the coding sequence TTGACGATGAATCCCACGGTCGATCTCTGTTGGGAGGTCGGGCACCTGGAGGGCATCGGCAAGAACCGTGCCCGGGTCAGGTCGGTGGCCGCCGGGGGTGGAGGGATCAACGTCGCCCGTCATGTCGTGCGGCTCGGAGGACGAGCCACCGCCTTCCACACCGCCGGAGGCGAGGTCGGCCTGCGCCTGAACCGGCTGCTGGACGACGAGGGCATCGACCACGTCGCCGTCGACATCGAGGACGAGACCCGCGAAGCACTCGTGCTGTTCGAGGCCGAATCACGCTGCGGCTACCACATCGTGCCACCCGGCCCGCACCTGCACGACCACGAGGGGCGACGCTCCCTGGATGCGCTGGTGCAGGCCGTCGGCGACTGCCCGTACGTCGTGGCCAGCGGCAGCCTGCCCGGCGGCCTGCCCGACGACTTCTACGCGGCCGCCGCCCGCCGTATCAAGGAAGCCGGGTCCCGACTGGTCCTGGACACCTCCGGGCCGGCGCTTCGCGGAGCACTCGCGGAGGGCGTGTTCCTGCTCAGATGCAACCGGACAGAGGCCGAAAGCCTGACCGGCCGGCCCGTACGCGACTTCGACGACGCCCGGGCCCTCAACGAGCACCTGCTCACCACAAGAGCCGCCGAGATCGCCGTCACCACCCTCGGAGAGCTGGGCGCACTGTGCTCGACCGGCCACGGCCACACCGAGCTCTACGCACCGCTGCTGCCCGGCGAGCCCCTGAGCGATGCCGGAGCGGGAGACAGCATGGTCGCCGCCCTCCTCACACAGCTCGCAGCCGGAGAAGACCCAGTCAGCGCCTGCGCGCTGGGAGTGGCCGTGGCTGCCGCAGCGATGCTCACACCCAGCACCGAACCCTTCGACCTGGACATGGCCCGAACCCTCCGCTCCCAGGTGAGGATCAGGTTCCAGACCGATCCATGA
- a CDS encoding universal stress protein, protein MRLATPFCWSSVRGGRGGYTSLLLGSVSYECVLHAPCPVVIVRG, encoded by the coding sequence ATGCGGCTCGCGACGCCATTCTGCTGGTCGTCGGTTCGCGGGGGGCGGGGCGGCTACACAAGCCTGCTGCTGGGGTCGGTGAGCTACGAATGCGTCCTGCACGCCCCGTGCCCCGTCGTGATCGTACGTGGGTGA
- a CDS encoding ISL3 family transposase — protein MEEMVLRLEELLFPSVTDVTVLSVAVNDEAVRIEARSTVPGAVCPGCGIWSRRIHSSYLRFPADVPSGGRRVALCLRVRRFLCPVSSCERRTFAEQLPGLTRRYGRRTERLRSTLAAVGLALAGRAGARLARVFGVSVSRSTVLRLVEALPDPEVPAPRVVGVDEYATRKGRHYGTVLVDVESRRPLDLLPDREASSLAAWLAKRPGVEVICRDRAPFFAEGATAGAPQAVQVADRWHLWHNLSEAAERCVADHRGCLQVLAPDPAQPAPEPEKFEDPSSSPWPRGHRFADRTRVNHATVHELLAAGLSRRAIGRQLRMTSRTVKLLADAATPEELFQGQWQGRPSKLDAFKPYLDDRWNQGCTNAWRVWEEIVPLGYQGSYQRVRAYFREKRLSPGPVTARPPSPRVVAGWILRRPETLTETEHLRLKAVLVHCPELDALTGHVRSFGQMLTERQGERLPQWLDAVRQDNLPGLHTLAAGIDRDRDAVIAGLTLPWSSGVVEGHVNRIKMLKRQMFGRAGFDLLRKRVLLYS, from the coding sequence GTGGAAGAAATGGTGCTCCGGCTGGAGGAGTTACTGTTCCCGTCGGTCACCGACGTGACGGTGCTGTCCGTCGCAGTGAACGACGAGGCGGTACGTATAGAGGCCCGAAGCACGGTGCCCGGGGCCGTCTGTCCCGGATGCGGGATCTGGTCACGGCGGATTCACAGCTCTTACCTGCGATTTCCCGCTGATGTGCCCAGCGGAGGCAGACGGGTCGCTCTCTGTTTGCGCGTCCGCAGGTTCCTCTGCCCGGTCAGCTCGTGCGAGCGGCGGACCTTCGCCGAACAGCTGCCAGGCTTGACCCGTCGGTACGGCCGACGGACCGAGCGCCTGCGTTCGACGCTGGCCGCGGTCGGCCTCGCGCTCGCGGGTCGGGCCGGCGCCCGCCTGGCGCGCGTCTTCGGCGTGTCCGTGAGCCGCAGCACGGTGCTGCGGCTGGTCGAAGCGTTACCCGACCCCGAAGTTCCAGCCCCGCGGGTGGTCGGCGTCGATGAGTACGCGACCCGCAAAGGGCGTCACTACGGGACTGTCCTGGTCGACGTCGAAAGTCGGCGTCCACTGGACCTGCTGCCCGATCGGGAGGCATCCAGCCTCGCAGCTTGGCTCGCGAAACGGCCGGGGGTGGAGGTGATCTGCCGCGATCGGGCACCGTTCTTCGCCGAAGGTGCCACGGCCGGGGCGCCGCAGGCGGTGCAGGTCGCGGACAGGTGGCATCTTTGGCACAACCTGAGCGAGGCTGCAGAGCGGTGCGTCGCAGACCACCGCGGATGCCTGCAGGTCCTGGCGCCGGATCCAGCCCAGCCTGCCCCCGAGCCGGAGAAGTTCGAAGACCCCTCCAGCTCGCCCTGGCCGAGGGGACACCGTTTCGCCGACCGCACCCGTGTCAACCATGCGACCGTCCACGAACTGCTGGCCGCCGGGCTCAGCCGGAGGGCGATCGGCCGCCAGCTCCGGATGACCTCCCGCACCGTCAAGCTCTTGGCCGACGCTGCCACCCCGGAGGAACTGTTCCAGGGGCAGTGGCAGGGCAGGCCATCCAAACTCGATGCCTTCAAGCCCTACCTGGATGACCGCTGGAACCAAGGCTGCACGAACGCCTGGAGGGTGTGGGAGGAGATCGTGCCGCTCGGCTATCAGGGCAGCTACCAGCGGGTTCGCGCCTACTTCCGGGAGAAGCGGCTCTCGCCAGGCCCCGTCACGGCTCGGCCACCGTCACCCCGGGTCGTCGCCGGATGGATCCTCCGCCGGCCGGAGACCCTCACCGAGACGGAGCACCTTCGACTCAAGGCCGTTCTGGTCCACTGCCCTGAACTGGACGCCCTCACCGGCCACGTCCGCTCCTTCGGCCAGATGCTTACCGAGCGCCAGGGCGAACGGCTGCCGCAGTGGCTCGATGCCGTCCGGCAAGATAACCTCCCCGGCCTCCATACCCTCGCCGCAGGCATCGACCGTGACCGCGATGCGGTCATCGCCGGTCTCACCCTGCCCTGGAGCTCCGGGGTCGTCGAAGGCCACGTCAACCGGATCAAGATGCTCAAACGCCAGATGTTCGGCCGAGCCGGCTTCGATCTCCTCCGCAAGCGTGTGCTGCTTTACTCATAG
- a CDS encoding DUF6086 family protein, producing the protein MSQYYDMGDETLWNPSNGASRLFMSQVSVYEAELGLPSGIGPMQADECQIDPIAFKEFVDALLAWHRRTSHAVMAALSEGFAATMLVLAERAGIEVNWQPAGIAEDGGLKDVQVPAAPVSSEGAWAAALQCKSRDLGRFMAA; encoded by the coding sequence TTGAGCCAGTACTACGACATGGGCGACGAGACCCTGTGGAACCCGTCCAACGGGGCCTCCCGGCTGTTCATGAGCCAGGTGAGTGTCTACGAAGCCGAACTGGGGCTGCCGTCCGGCATCGGACCCATGCAAGCTGACGAGTGCCAGATCGACCCCATCGCGTTCAAAGAGTTCGTCGACGCCCTGCTTGCGTGGCACCGGAGAACGAGTCACGCAGTCATGGCTGCCCTGTCCGAGGGCTTCGCCGCCACGATGCTGGTCCTGGCGGAGAGGGCAGGCATCGAGGTGAACTGGCAGCCAGCAGGCATCGCCGAGGACGGAGGTCTCAAGGATGTTCAGGTCCCGGCGGCCCCGGTTTCCTCTGAGGGGGCTTGGGCAGCCGCCCTTCAGTGCAAGTCACGCGATCTGGGTCGCTTCATGGCGGCCTGA
- a CDS encoding pyridoxamine 5'-phosphate oxidase family protein, with product MPVTNPWLSGPAPKKRLDREHLEERILNLLSSQNMCVLATAGPEGPLATPVRYFHLDFAVMFTAAPRSPKMRNLAADPRVSVGIFAPLVGQASSRGAQVFGRARTLSEDDPDFEHYWSAFRWQSDHVERSLSLDEPPSGPLAVIEAERIVYTEHWLRREGFAPRQFWTRSGR from the coding sequence ATGCCTGTGACCAACCCGTGGCTGTCTGGCCCGGCACCGAAGAAGCGGCTCGATCGAGAGCATCTGGAAGAGCGGATACTCAATCTGCTGTCGTCGCAGAACATGTGCGTACTGGCGACGGCAGGGCCGGAGGGGCCACTGGCGACGCCGGTGCGCTACTTCCACCTCGACTTCGCGGTGATGTTCACCGCCGCCCCGCGTTCGCCGAAGATGAGGAACCTTGCTGCGGACCCCCGGGTCTCAGTGGGGATTTTCGCTCCGCTGGTCGGGCAGGCAAGCAGCCGAGGTGCTCAGGTCTTTGGGCGGGCTCGCACGTTGTCCGAAGATGACCCCGACTTCGAGCACTACTGGTCGGCCTTCCGCTGGCAGTCCGACCATGTCGAGCGTTCGCTTTCGCTCGACGAACCGCCGTCGGGGCCTCTTGCCGTGATCGAGGCCGAGCGGATCGTCTATACCGAGCACTGGCTGCGGCGCGAGGGTTTCGCGCCGCGTCAGTTTTGGACCAGGTCCGGCCGGTAA
- a CDS encoding ISL3 family transposase, translating into MQTDAPFWDSLVFDGIDDVDVEAVTAAFGTVEVVARGRAAGAACPDCGRFSDRVHDRYQRRLKDLPLAEQGFVIRLTVRRFICGSADCPRRTFAEPFSRLAAPHARFTTRLNHALERVGLALAGRAGARLAAQLGFGAGRMTLLRRVMALPDPQCGTPRVLGVDDFAIRRGQTYSTVLTSVEDHRVVDVLPTREAGPLAAWLIRHPGVEIICRDRAGAYAEGARRGAPDALQVADRFHLWQSLGRAVETCVAAHRDCLRDPSPSSMLPEAIRLTSGRPQDDPAPIGPRAERKKAAHALVHELLAQGHSRRAIARHLGWGLNTVLRYANAAHWQDTIRENRPRPSRLDPYKPYLERRFAEGCTSVTRLHNELVVDNAPVTYQMVRSYIATLRGAPAGAPPRPPTVRQVTGWLTRHPTALSEEDRAGLKDVLARCPELDTAAGHVRDFGEILSDRLGATLPAWIDAVDAVDASQLPGLSGFALHLLRDLGAVTAGLTLDWSSGSIEGAVNRIKKIKKQLYGRAGFELLRKMILLQ; encoded by the coding sequence ATGCAGACCGATGCACCGTTCTGGGATTCGCTGGTGTTCGACGGAATCGACGATGTGGATGTCGAGGCGGTCACAGCCGCGTTCGGCACGGTCGAGGTGGTGGCGAGAGGCCGCGCGGCCGGGGCTGCATGTCCGGACTGCGGCCGCTTCTCGGACCGGGTCCATGACCGCTACCAGCGCAGGCTGAAGGACCTTCCGCTCGCTGAGCAGGGCTTTGTGATCCGGCTGACGGTCCGGCGCTTCATCTGCGGGTCGGCGGACTGCCCGCGCAGGACGTTCGCCGAGCCGTTCTCCCGGCTGGCCGCCCCGCACGCACGGTTCACCACTCGGCTCAACCACGCCCTGGAGCGAGTGGGGCTCGCGCTGGCCGGGCGGGCCGGCGCCCGGCTGGCGGCCCAGCTGGGCTTCGGAGCCGGCCGGATGACCTTGTTACGGAGGGTCATGGCATTGCCCGATCCGCAGTGCGGTACTCCGCGCGTGCTGGGCGTGGACGACTTCGCGATCCGCCGCGGCCAGACCTACTCCACCGTCTTGACCAGCGTCGAAGACCATCGCGTGGTCGACGTGCTCCCGACCCGCGAGGCCGGGCCGCTGGCCGCCTGGCTGATTCGCCACCCCGGCGTGGAGATCATCTGCCGGGACCGGGCGGGCGCATACGCCGAGGGAGCACGACGCGGTGCCCCCGACGCTCTGCAAGTCGCCGACAGGTTCCACCTGTGGCAGAGCCTCGGCCGAGCCGTGGAAACCTGCGTTGCCGCCCACCGCGACTGCCTGCGCGACCCTTCGCCCAGCAGCATGCTGCCGGAGGCCATCCGACTGACTTCCGGCCGACCGCAGGACGACCCGGCGCCCATCGGCCCGCGGGCTGAGCGCAAGAAGGCCGCGCACGCCCTGGTCCACGAGCTCCTTGCTCAAGGTCACTCACGCCGGGCGATCGCCCGGCACCTGGGCTGGGGCCTCAACACCGTGCTCAGATACGCGAATGCCGCACATTGGCAGGACACCATCCGCGAGAACCGGCCCCGACCCAGCAGGCTGGACCCCTACAAGCCCTACCTGGAGCGCCGATTCGCCGAGGGATGCACCAGCGTCACCCGCCTTCACAATGAACTCGTTGTCGACAACGCACCCGTCACCTACCAAATGGTCCGCAGCTACATCGCCACCCTCCGCGGGGCTCCGGCCGGCGCGCCGCCCCGGCCTCCGACGGTGCGGCAGGTGACCGGCTGGCTCACCCGTCACCCCACCGCGCTGAGCGAGGAAGACCGCGCCGGCCTGAAGGATGTCCTGGCCCGCTGCCCCGAACTGGACACGGCCGCCGGGCATGTCCGCGACTTCGGCGAGATACTCAGCGACCGTCTGGGTGCCACGCTCCCTGCTTGGATCGACGCGGTCGACGCGGTCGACGCTAGCCAACTGCCCGGCCTGAGCGGCTTCGCACTCCACCTGCTTCGGGACCTCGGCGCCGTGACAGCGGGGCTCACCCTGGACTGGAGCTCCGGCAGCATCGAGGGCGCCGTGAACCGCATCAAGAAGATCAAAAAGCAGCTCTACGGTCGAGCCGGATTCGAACTTCTCCGCAAGATGATCCTGCTCCAGTAA
- the pspAA gene encoding PspA-associated protein PspAA produces MIMRILAEGQYEITEEHLARFNELDSALQTATDTGDEAAFTSALSALLDAVRSLGTPLPDDRITPSDLVLPDETTSLTQVRELLSGEGLIPG; encoded by the coding sequence ATGATCATGCGGATTCTCGCCGAGGGCCAGTACGAGATCACCGAAGAACACCTTGCCCGGTTCAACGAGCTGGACTCCGCCCTGCAGACAGCCACCGACACAGGCGACGAGGCGGCGTTCACCTCCGCCCTCTCGGCCCTGCTGGACGCGGTGCGCAGCCTCGGCACACCGCTGCCGGACGACCGGATCACACCGTCCGACCTGGTGCTGCCCGACGAGACGACCAGCCTCACGCAGGTGCGCGAGCTGCTCTCCGGCGAGGGCCTGATCCCAGGGTGA
- a CDS encoding PspA/IM30 family protein has translation MTSITQRIATLFRAKANKALDKAEDPREVLDYSYEQQREMLQRVRRGVADVATSRKRVELQVSQLRQSTGKLQGQAEQALAVGREDLAREALTRRTAVEAQISDLEGQQAPLKEQEEKLTLAAQRLEAKVDAFRTRKETIKASYTAAEAQTRITEAVTGIGEEMGDVGLAMQRAQDKTEQLQARAGALDELIASGALEDATLPAGRDDIQAELERVTADSDVEIELARMKAQLPASAAAPAVEGGGTRKTPPDQEATP, from the coding sequence ATGACCAGCATCACCCAACGCATCGCCACCCTGTTCCGGGCCAAGGCGAACAAGGCGCTGGACAAGGCCGAGGACCCGCGCGAGGTCCTGGACTACTCCTACGAACAGCAGCGGGAGATGCTGCAGCGGGTGCGGCGCGGCGTTGCCGATGTGGCGACCAGTCGCAAGCGGGTCGAGCTGCAGGTGAGCCAGTTGCGGCAGTCCACGGGCAAGCTGCAGGGCCAGGCAGAGCAGGCGCTCGCGGTGGGGCGTGAGGATCTGGCCCGTGAGGCGCTCACCCGCCGGACGGCCGTGGAAGCGCAGATCTCAGATCTTGAGGGCCAGCAGGCACCCCTGAAGGAGCAGGAGGAGAAGCTCACGCTGGCCGCGCAGCGCCTGGAGGCGAAGGTCGACGCGTTCCGCACCCGCAAGGAGACCATCAAGGCGAGCTATACCGCTGCCGAGGCGCAGACCCGTATCACCGAAGCCGTGACGGGCATCGGTGAGGAGATGGGCGATGTGGGGCTGGCCATGCAGCGAGCCCAGGACAAGACCGAGCAGCTGCAGGCACGCGCCGGTGCGCTGGACGAGCTGATCGCCTCCGGTGCGCTGGAGGACGCCACCCTGCCGGCCGGACGTGACGACATCCAGGCCGAACTCGAACGCGTCACCGCCGACAGCGACGTGGAGATCGAGCTGGCCCGGATGAAGGCCCAGCTCCCGGCGTCCGCGGCTGCACCGGCCGTCGAAGGCGGCGGGACCAGGAAGACACCGCCGGACCAGGAGGCGACGCCATGA
- a CDS encoding methyltransferase family protein: MSDAAYGLWPLVVLNTALFIVFAASFFHPKTKRDWRAMGAYSAFLVALFTEMYGTPLTIYLLGSWLGNQFPLLKDTHAGGHLWNDLTGWSGDPHLSPFHLASYVAIGVGFWLIAAAWKILHDAAHPDRLATTGLYAWVRHPQYDGFLLIVIGFLLQWPTIPTLIMFPVLVYVYARLARSEEREVAARFGEEWTAYAARTPRFWPRRPSRPSLPGKYTPAGLEPGPSPEATSRPSATGRNR; this comes from the coding sequence ATGTCTGACGCCGCATACGGCCTGTGGCCGCTGGTGGTACTCAACACGGCGTTGTTCATCGTGTTCGCCGCCAGCTTCTTCCACCCGAAAACCAAACGGGACTGGCGGGCCATGGGCGCCTACAGCGCGTTCCTGGTGGCCCTATTCACCGAGATGTACGGCACCCCGCTGACCATCTACCTGCTGGGCAGCTGGCTCGGCAACCAGTTCCCGCTCCTCAAGGACACCCACGCCGGCGGGCACTTGTGGAACGACCTGACCGGCTGGTCCGGCGATCCGCACCTGAGCCCCTTCCACCTGGCCAGCTACGTCGCCATAGGCGTCGGTTTCTGGCTGATCGCCGCCGCCTGGAAGATCCTGCATGATGCCGCACACCCGGACAGGCTCGCCACCACCGGCCTCTACGCCTGGGTACGCCACCCGCAGTACGACGGCTTCCTGCTCATCGTGATCGGATTCCTGCTGCAGTGGCCCACCATACCCACCCTGATCATGTTCCCGGTCCTTGTGTACGTGTACGCCCGCCTGGCCCGCAGCGAGGAACGCGAGGTTGCCGCCCGGTTCGGGGAGGAGTGGACGGCCTACGCCGCCCGCACGCCCCGCTTCTGGCCACGGCGGCCCAGCAGGCCCTCGTTGCCGGGCAAGTACACCCCGGCCGGACTCGAGCCGGGGCCGTCGCCCGAGGCGACGTCCCGCCCCTCCGCCACCGGGAGGAACCGATGA
- a CDS encoding DUF2933 domain-containing protein, with the protein MKNNRNYGLYAIAIAIALVGALTLGVPVGTLAVLALAAACPLMMFFMMRGLRDGDDMDSHGHDDAPKDRDPDGHKPFR; encoded by the coding sequence ATGAAGAACAACAGGAACTACGGCCTGTACGCGATCGCCATCGCCATCGCCCTGGTCGGCGCGCTGACGCTCGGCGTGCCCGTGGGCACCCTCGCCGTCCTCGCCCTCGCTGCCGCCTGCCCGCTGATGATGTTCTTCATGATGCGCGGCCTGCGCGACGGCGACGACATGGACAGCCACGGCCACGATGACGCGCCCAAGGACCGTGACCCGGACGGCCACAAGCCCTTCCGCTGA
- a CDS encoding SHOCT domain-containing protein, whose translation MMFWFDHNVSGWGWLAMSASMILFWAPIITVAVLLIRALNRSPEHAHVPARPSPEQLLAERFARGDIDEEDYQRRLAALRSSGPATP comes from the coding sequence ATGATGTTCTGGTTCGACCACAACGTCAGCGGCTGGGGCTGGCTCGCCATGTCGGCCAGCATGATCCTCTTCTGGGCCCCGATCATCACCGTCGCCGTCCTGCTCATCCGCGCGTTGAACCGCAGCCCCGAGCACGCCCACGTCCCCGCCAGGCCCTCGCCCGAGCAGCTGCTCGCCGAACGCTTCGCCCGCGGCGACATCGACGAAGAGGACTACCAGCGGCGCCTGGCCGCCCTGCGCTCCTCCGGCCCGGCCACACCCTGA
- a CDS encoding heavy metal translocating P-type ATPase: MGVTDVVVVVLAAVLIVGLGWFFFGPRRARAARLEGGIQRVEVTVRGGYNPDVIRVRQGIPVELIFDRQESGECTNRVVFPDLRVSAGLPAFTRTPVRVSPDQAGSFGFACGMNMIHGTLLVEPADGSGTTEATTDGDGEETATAATAAVPTSGGGTGAEAEAAEVAERRAEITDLTRRVAVGAVLTAPVLFAVMAHELFGADWVPAWMLNHWLQLALITPVMIYTGWPIHSTGWLTLRHRGADMNSLITLGTTAAYGYSLIVTLAPGLLPEDVREVYFEAVGVILTLILLGRLLEARAKAGTGEAIRALLGLQARTARVIRDGTETEIPVEDVAVGDEVVIRPGEKVPVDSEVLSGSSAVDESMVTGEPMPVTKRAGDTVIGATVNGTGSLRVRASKVGADTMLAQIIRLVRQAQASKAPIQRLADAVSAYFVPAVIAIAIAAFALWYTLGPAPALTLALVSAVAVLIIACPCALGLATPLSVMVGTGKGAQAGILIRSAEALETAHKLDTVVLDKTGTVTAGKPVLTDVHPADGFADDELLALVAAAEADSEHPLAGAIVTGARQRDLTLPAARGFASATGKGVRATVDGHAVLVGTARLLGDDGIDSSALTPVAAGMSAQGKTPVLAAVDGRPAGVLAVADTVKDDSASAIAALHRLGLETVVITGDNARTAAAIAAQIGVDRVLAEVLPEHKADEIRRLQGEGRTVGMVGDGINDAPALAAADVGLAIGTGTDVAIEAADITLISGSLTGVVTAIRLSRATMRNIRQNLFFALVYNAVGVPLAAGALYPVWGIRLSPIIAAAAMALSSLSVVTNASRLRRWRTTPLPPAAVEPVAPRVESAADRSPAHASASDGRQPHLEPLAGEDHQRGPEAITVDPVCGMPVDPAAAERRDTASGSYFFCSAQCAAAFDADPDRYRAIATGGTNEGGKSK; encoded by the coding sequence ATGGGTGTCACCGATGTCGTCGTGGTGGTCTTGGCCGCTGTGCTGATCGTCGGCCTGGGGTGGTTTTTCTTCGGTCCTCGCCGGGCCCGTGCCGCGCGCCTGGAGGGCGGGATACAGCGGGTCGAGGTGACGGTGCGGGGCGGCTACAACCCCGATGTGATCCGGGTCCGCCAGGGGATTCCGGTGGAGCTGATCTTCGACCGGCAGGAGTCCGGCGAGTGCACAAACCGGGTCGTCTTCCCCGATCTGCGCGTCAGCGCCGGGCTGCCGGCCTTCACCCGCACACCCGTGCGCGTCAGCCCGGATCAGGCCGGTTCCTTCGGGTTCGCCTGCGGAATGAACATGATCCACGGCACGCTGCTGGTCGAACCCGCGGACGGATCCGGCACCACGGAAGCCACCACGGACGGAGACGGTGAGGAAACGGCTACCGCCGCCACCGCCGCCGTACCTACCAGCGGTGGAGGGACCGGGGCCGAGGCGGAGGCGGCGGAGGTCGCCGAGCGGCGCGCGGAGATCACAGACCTGACCCGCCGGGTCGCCGTCGGCGCCGTACTCACCGCCCCGGTGCTCTTCGCCGTCATGGCCCACGAGCTGTTCGGCGCCGACTGGGTGCCCGCATGGATGCTCAACCACTGGCTGCAACTGGCCCTGATCACACCGGTGATGATCTACACCGGCTGGCCCATCCACTCGACCGGCTGGCTCACCTTGCGCCACCGCGGCGCGGACATGAACTCCCTCATCACGCTGGGCACCACGGCCGCGTACGGATACAGCCTGATCGTCACGCTCGCCCCTGGTCTGCTGCCCGAGGATGTGCGCGAGGTGTACTTCGAGGCGGTCGGGGTGATCCTCACCCTGATCCTGCTCGGCCGCCTGCTGGAGGCCCGCGCCAAGGCAGGCACCGGCGAGGCCATCCGCGCACTGCTGGGCCTGCAGGCCCGCACGGCCCGGGTGATCCGCGACGGCACCGAGACCGAGATCCCGGTCGAGGACGTGGCGGTCGGCGACGAGGTGGTGATCCGGCCCGGGGAGAAGGTGCCGGTCGACTCCGAGGTGCTGTCCGGTTCCTCGGCGGTGGACGAGTCGATGGTCACCGGCGAGCCGATGCCGGTCACCAAACGGGCCGGGGACACGGTGATCGGCGCGACCGTCAACGGCACAGGCTCCTTGCGGGTGCGTGCGAGCAAGGTCGGCGCCGACACCATGCTCGCGCAGATCATCCGCCTGGTGCGGCAGGCCCAGGCGTCCAAGGCTCCCATCCAGCGACTCGCCGACGCGGTATCCGCCTACTTCGTGCCCGCCGTCATCGCCATCGCCATCGCCGCCTTCGCCCTCTGGTACACCCTCGGACCCGCCCCGGCCCTGACCCTCGCCCTGGTCTCCGCGGTCGCGGTACTGATCATCGCCTGCCCCTGCGCCCTGGGCCTTGCCACCCCGCTGTCCGTCATGGTCGGCACGGGCAAGGGCGCCCAGGCGGGCATTTTGATCCGTTCCGCCGAGGCGCTGGAGACCGCGCACAAGCTCGACACCGTCGTCCTTGACAAGACCGGCACCGTCACCGCCGGCAAACCCGTCCTCACCGACGTACATCCTGCCGACGGATTCGCGGACGACGAACTGCTGGCCCTGGTCGCGGCGGCCGAAGCGGACAGCGAGCACCCCCTCGCCGGCGCGATCGTCACCGGAGCCCGGCAGCGCGACCTCACCCTGCCTGCGGCGCGGGGCTTCGCCTCCGCCACCGGCAAGGGGGTACGGGCCACCGTCGACGGCCACGCCGTCCTGGTCGGCACCGCCCGGCTGCTCGGCGACGACGGCATCGACAGCAGCGCCCTCACCCCGGTCGCGGCCGGGATGTCCGCCCAGGGCAAGACCCCCGTACTCGCCGCCGTCGACGGCCGGCCGGCCGGTGTCCTCGCCGTCGCCGACACCGTCAAGGACGACTCCGCATCCGCCATCGCAGCCCTGCACCGGCTCGGCCTGGAGACGGTCGTCATCACCGGCGACAACGCCCGCACCGCCGCCGCGATCGCCGCCCAGATCGGCGTGGACCGAGTGCTGGCCGAGGTACTGCCCGAGCACAAGGCGGACGAGATCCGCCGCCTCCAGGGAGAGGGCCGTACGGTCGGCATGGTCGGCGACGGCATCAACGACGCCCCCGCTCTCGCCGCCGCCGATGTCGGGCTCGCGATCGGTACCGGTACCGACGTCGCGATCGAGGCGGCCGACATCACGCTGATCTCCGGCTCCCTGACCGGAGTGGTCACCGCGATCCGCCTCTCCCGGGCCACGATGCGCAACATCCGGCAGAACCTGTTCTTCGCCCTCGTGTACAACGCAGTCGGCGTTCCCCTCGCGGCCGGAGCCCTCTACCCCGTCTGGGGCATCCGCCTCAGCCCGATCATCGCCGCCGCCGCGATGGCCCTGTCCTCCCTGTCGGTGGTCACCAACGCATCCCGCCTGCGCCGCTGGCGTACGACGCCGCTGCCGCCGGCCGCGGTGGAGCCCGTCGCGCCTCGGGTCGAATCCGCTGCCGACCGGTCCCCGGCCCACGCCTCAGCGAGTGATGGCCGACAGCCACACCTCGAGCCCCTGGCCGGGGAAGACCACCAGCGGGGCCCCGAGGCGATCACGGTGGACCCGGTGTGCGGCATGCCCGTCGACCCGGCCGCCGCCGAACGGCGCGACACCGCCAGCGGCAGCTACTTCTTCTGCTCCGCCCAGTGCGCGGCAGCCTTCGACGCCGACCCGGACCGCTATCGCGCAATTGCGACAGGCGGGACAAATGAGGGAGGTAAGAGTAAATGA